The following are from one region of the Gossypium hirsutum isolate 1008001.06 chromosome D03, Gossypium_hirsutum_v2.1, whole genome shotgun sequence genome:
- the LOC107950430 gene encoding histone H3.3 yields MARTKQTARKSTGGKAPRKQLATKAARKSAPTTGGVKKPHRYRPGTVALREIRKYQKSTELLIRKLPFQRLVREIAQDFKTDLRFQSHAVLALQEAAEAYLVGLFEDTNLCAIHAKRVTIMPKDIQLARRIRGERA; encoded by the exons ATGGCCCGTACCAAGCAAACCGCCCGTAAGTCGACTGGTGGGAAGGCTCCTAGGAAGCAACTTGCTACCAAG GCCGCCCGTAAATCTGCCCCAACCACTGGTGGTGTGAAGAAGCCTCATCGATACCGTCCTGGAACTGTTGCTCTTCg TGAAATTCGAAAGTACCAGAAGAGTACTGAGCTTCTTATCAGGAAATTGCCTTTCCAGAGGCTTGTTCGTGAAATTGCCCAGGATTTCAAG ACTGATTTGCGTTTCCAGAGCCATGCCGTTCTTGCTCTTCAGGAAGCTGCAGAAGCATACCTTGTGGGTCTCTTTGAAGACACCAACCTGTGTGCGATCCACGCCAAGCGTGTTACTATAATGCCCAAGGACATTCAGTTGGCTCGTAGGATCAGGGGCGAGCGTGCTTAA